The Cynocephalus volans isolate mCynVol1 chromosome 2, mCynVol1.pri, whole genome shotgun sequence genome window below encodes:
- the C2H10orf71 gene encoding cardiac-enriched FHL2-interacting protein — MQGSKKCTDGFSDSSSIGSVLDDADREVSSLTDRAFRSLCISEDTSFHDSDLALSPDINRQVFGTFHQGTVSHTHRKSGIWSQLPSQGTEHAGWAATFQQLPKYVQGEEKYPKSSPPLTPAQRRLEVPVSGLRSSNKPISKVSSLIKSFDRTESQCCDSRPPTSKPPALKNPPKFAPLPESSVNFCFDSAFLTVRRVPAEVSNIHQNSHQPGRKHDEQDCPKNPEVACHSSSSFLPTPDNVANLSELQLPSPPHKPAEGQPGRGKEWAQKGAFLHSENSAFESWNTHQPKLLQRKDTAETIPESKAPRHYEDMPLLREPHPPERKVSPCQVRASCCQEENRLAAGALSTSGPWGSRDPGTQVFTGEGKASSSQLEPQVKSTQPPWRKPKTSKGGKENLQDASQERPANRRGLPLYTKHNPQGQFPENDALDMPVDPREHYDPPFNISKLLTPIIPTKHALESSDRQPGDITPSPPGQLNGYQEKEPDECQSRDSYKSKAPSLLFNLKDVRKRVKSTYSSSPLLKGLDEKTRGKADHKQEPMSNGIVLSNRLEESPPNQLSTERPADAPPALHISTQKDPLDDPSESSADSYPTLSSPPATAEVPLCVNREAAERSSHEEDTNQELEMVPARSSWCPDSGEPRPRKHLSLKLCDREAGAEKAAETAKTHQLENGPWRSISLETEPEREAGLQNTHSNQKLSPGPLSPEEEDVFYSDSQSDFMPALQSKAKFSTSSSDQSFASFDDQQKTWFTESQQEDRRKDMSAGDNQKEGKEDVVGKEEPQYRALSNGHTCVEDHSKGGALQREGETLAGGRLRKEAWSEEANFRGSWIGGSEDTALSHAKDLTPPPASATNKHILFTIKDNTLRATPVIKPIMLPLLRTMSSEDPLGSSHKEEESPRPGWGEAAALCAPKSQEMTGTPIPANTWGTHLKQVAYEVTEDPGQVSSTARMEAFQPAPTENLPSPSLVGGGDGMKLPPEAAHKVGRRDGQSSSTDSSKLGAPWHIPTITLPEGDLEDQPPPQQLGTCWEEQAQDFKSHFLSTPRTRPPRRKLVPGDVANSPNPSSLGDSSACSPAASSVWDDASQAPCDPGLLPEEPPSASPWASPGPARVTRREDVTHALVWEAGTDPQPEPWTDHPRTLSPRGSWLDVAPSSAGPPETPEPPAQLERAAGKPPAVPPKTEKALRRAKKLASKRRTTDQAQEKPGEPREAQPWPGDPERAERRPPSPGERPRAAFPAVRSLPPPAHRHSVSGFFSEVAGRRPGGPQALTPLPPYPATQKVLQDPQSGEYFVFDLPLQVKIKTFYDPETGKYVKVSVPSSQGGSPEPPPPDAPAAPYVLYAGCRPVPVTTLMPLRCSSQLSAPTFLRQGPRPPTARPQSAHEAGLQPAPGPQGDSTWHSAGQRPLGPPPSREDQGAEAPGLDIISTDDLEDFATEGIS, encoded by the coding sequence ATGCAGGGAAGCAAGAAGTGTACAGATGGGTTCAGCGACTCCTCCAGCATCGGCAGCGTGCTGGATGACGCAGACAGGGAGGTGAGCAGCCTCACAGACCGGGCCTTTCGGAGCTTGTGCATCTCAGAGGACACATCCTTCCACGACTCCGATCTGGCCCTGTCCCCGGATATCAACCGCCAGGTGTTTGGGACTTTTCACCAGGGAACAGTAAGCCACACCCACAGGAAAAGTGGCATTTGGAGTCAGTTACCATCGCAAGGCACAGAGCACGCAGGCTGGGCGGCCACCTTCCAACAGCTCCCCAAGTACGttcaaggggaggaaaaatatcCCAAAAGCAGCCCCCCGCTGACACCGGCCCAGAGGAGACTGGAAGTGCCAGTTTCTGGCCTGAGGAGCAGCAACAAGCCTATCTCCAAAGTATCATCATTAATTAAATCTTTCGACAGGACTGAGAGCCAATGTTGCGACAGCAGGCCTCCTACTAGCAAGCCCCCGGCTctgaaaaatccccccaaatttgCTCCTCTCCCAGAAAGCAGTGTCAACTTCTGTTTTGATTCTGCTTTTTTGACAGTCAGGAGAGTGCCTGCCGAAGTCTCCAACATCCATCAGAACAGCCACCAGCCTGGCAGGAAGCATGACGAACAGGACTGTCCCAAAAACCCTGAAGTGGCCTGTCACAGCTCCAGCAGCTTCCTCCCCACACCTGACAACGTGGCCAATTTATCTGAGTTgcagctcccctccccaccccacaagcCAGCCGAGGGGCAGCCTGGGAGAGGCAAGGAGTGGGCGCAGAAAGGCGCCTTTCTGCACAGTGAAAATAGTGCTTTTGAGTCGTGGAACACCCACCAACCAAAGCTGCTACAGAGAAAGGACACTGCTGAAACCATCCCAGAAAGCAAAGCTCCCAGACATTATGAGGACATGCCCTTGCTACGAGAACCCCATCCTCCTGAGCGTAAAGTCTCTCCCTGCCAAGTCCGGGCCAGCTGCTGTCAGGAAGAAAACAGACTGGCAGCAGGGGCTCTGTCCACATCTGGACCCTGGGGGTCTAGGGATCCCGGAACCCAGGTATTCACTGGGGAGGGAAAAGCTTCCAGCTCACAGCTTGAGCCTCAGGTGAAGTCAACGCAGCCCCCATGGAGGAAACCAAAGACTagcaaaggaggaaaagaaaatctacaagatGCTTCGCAAGAAAGACCAGCCAACAGGAGAGGCCTACCTTTGTATACAAAGCACAACCCCCAGGGTCAATTTCCAGAAAATGATGCTCTGGACATGCCTGTGGATCCTCGTGAGCATTACGATCCTCCTTTTAACATCAGTAAACTCTTGACACCCATAATACCCACCAAGCATGCCCTGGAGTCATCAGACAGACAGCCCGGGGACATAACCCCATCCCCTCCAGGACAGCTAAATGGATACCAAGAGAAGGAGCCCGATGAATGTCAGTCGCGAGACAGCTACAAGTCCAAAGCCCCCAGCCTGCTGTTCAACCTCAAGGATGTGCGGAAGCGTGTTAAGAGCACATACAGTTCCTCACCTCTCTTGAAAGGCCTCGATGAGAAAACCAGAGGTAAGGCAGACCACAAGCAAGAACCCATGAGCAATGGCATCGtcctttccaacaggcttgaggAAAGCCCCCCAAATCAGCTTTCCACGGAGAGACCAGCTGATGCACCTCCTGCATTGCATATCAGTACCCAGAAGGACCCTTTGGATGACCCCAGTGAGTCCTCTGCGGACAGCTACCCAACCCTTAGCTCACCTCCAGCTACCGCCGAGGTCCCCCTCTGTGTCAACAGGGAGGCCGCCGAAAGGAGCAGTCACGAAGAGGACACCAACCAAGAGTTGGAGATGGTCCCCGCCAGGTCCAGCTGGTGTCCAGACTCCGGAGAACCCCGCCCCAGGAAGCACCTATCCCTGAAGCTCTGCGATAGGGAGGCTGGGGCTGAAAAGGCTGCAGAGACAGCAAAGACCCACCAGCTAGAGAATGGGCCCTGGAGATCCATCTCCCTAGAGACAGAACCTGAGAGAGAGGCAGGACTACAGAACACACACTCAAACCAGAAATTGTCCCCAGGGCCCCTCTCTCCTGAGGAGGAGGATGTTTTTTACAGCGACAGCCAGTCTGATTTTATGCCGGCCCTCCAAAGTAAGGCCAAGTTCAGCACCAGCTCTTCAGATCAGTCCTTTGCCTCATTTGACGATCAGCAGAAGACATGGTTTACCGAGAGCCAGCAGGAAGACAGGAGGAAAGACATGAGTGCAGGTGACAatcagaaggaagggaaggaagacgTGGTGGGGAAAGAGGAGCCACAGTACCGTGCCTTAAGTAACGGGCACACGTGCGTGGAAGACCACAGCAAGGGGGGAGCGCTGCAAAGAGAAGGGGAAACTTTAGCTGGTGGAAGACTCAGAAAGGAGGCATGGAGTGAGGAAGCTAATTTCAGAGGCTCTTGGATCGGGGGAAGTGAGGATACAGCCCTGTCACATGCCAAAGACCTTACCCCCCCACCAGCTTCCGCTACGAACAAGCACATACTGTTTACTATTAAGGACAACACCCTCCGAGCTACCCCTGTAATAAAACCTATCATGCTGCCTCTCCTGAGGACCATGTCCTCAGAGGACCCGCTGGGCAGCAGTCACAAAGAGGAGGAATCGCCAAGGCCAGGATGGGGCGAGGCTGCTGCTCTCTGTGCCCCCAAGAGCCAGGAAATGACTGGCACCCCAATACCCGCAAACACATGGGGCACACACTTGAAGCAGGTGGCCTATGAAGTCACGGAGGACCCTGGGCAAGTGTCCAGCACGGCCAGGATGGAGGCCTTCCAGCCAGCCCCGACGGAGAATCTCCCATCTCCATCACTGGTGGGAGGGGGGGATGGGATGAAGCTCCCCCCAGAGGCAGCACATAAAGTCGGGAGGAGGGACGGCCAGAGCAGTTCCACAGACTCCAGCAAGCTGGGGGCTCCGTGGCACATCCCCACCATCACTTTACCCGAGGGCGACTTAGAAGACCAGCCACCCCCCCAGCAGCTTGGAACCTGCTGGGAAGAGCAAGCACAAGATTTCAAAAGTCACTTTCTGTCTACACCCAGAACAAGGCCCCCCAGGAGAAAACTGGTCCCAGGAGATGTGGCGAattcccccaaccccagctcccTGGGGGACAGCAGCGCCTGCTCCCCGGCCGCCAGCAGCGTGTGGGACGACGCTTCCCAGGCCCCCTGCGACCCGGGGCTGCTGCCCGAGGAGCCTCCCAGCGCCAGCCCCTGGGCCAGCCCCGGCCCTGCTAGAGTCACCCGGCGGGAGGACGTGACACACGCCCTGGTGTGGGAGGCGGGCACCGACCCCCAGCCCGAGCCGTGGACAGACCACCCCCGGACACTCTCCCCGAGAGGCTCGTGGCTGGACGTGGCCCCCAGCTCGGCAGGCCCCCCTGAGACACCGGAGCCCCCTGCTCAGCTGGAGAGGGCGGCCGGCAAGCCCCCTGCAGTCCCACCCAAGACGGAGAAGGCCCTGCGGCGGGCGAAGAAGCTGGCAAGCAAGAGGAGAACGACCGACCAGGCTCAGGAGAAGCCCGGCGAGCCCCGGGAGGCGCAGCCCTGGCCGGGGGACCCGGAGCGCGCGGAGCGCAGGCCGCCGTCCCCCGGAGAGAGGCCCCGCGCCGCCTTCCCCGCGGTCCGGTCCCTGCCCCCTCCCGCGCACCGCCACTCCGTGTCCGGCTTCTTCTCCGAGGTTGCCGGGCGGAGGCCCGGGGGTCCCCAAGCCCTCACGCCCCTGCCCCCTTACCCTGCCACCCAGAAGGTCCTCCAGGATCCCCAGTCTGGAGAGTACTTTGTCTTCGACTTGCCGCTCCAGGTGAAAATCAAGACCTTCTATGACCCAGAGACCGGCAAGTATGTCAAGGTCTCGGTCCCATCCTCCCAGGGG